The Gemmatimonas sp. UBA7669 genome contains the following window.
AGCGGCGGCGACTCACCGCCTATGCCGAGCTCGTCGCGGAGGCCGTCTGATGCCGCCGACCGCCCCCGCGTCGCTCCGCGACCGTCTGCGTACGCAGCTCGCGGATCTCAAAATGCCCGGCGCGCTCGAAGCGCTCGATGACATCCTGCGCCAAGTCGATGGTGGCCAGCTCGCTGCTGGTGAAGCGATCCATGCGGTGCTCCACTCGCAGATACGGCTCCGCAATCAGCGTCGCCTTCAAACGGCGATGCGGAGCGCCCGCTTGCCCGCCGTGAAGACGCTCAGCGACTTCGACT
Protein-coding sequences here:
- a CDS encoding ATP-binding protein; translated protein: MPPTAPASLRDRLRTQLADLKMPGALEALDDILRQVDGGQLAAGEAIHAVLHSQIRLRNQRRLQTAMRSARLPAVKTLSDFDFTFQPTIKREQLDNLHTLSFLDRKENVVFLGPPGVGKTHCKYSGS